A window of Symphalangus syndactylus isolate Jambi chromosome 24, NHGRI_mSymSyn1-v2.1_pri, whole genome shotgun sequence contains these coding sequences:
- the TNNC2 gene encoding troponin C, skeletal muscle isoform X1, which yields MTDQQAEARSYLSEEMIAEFKAAFDMFDADGGGDISVKELGTVMRMLGQTPTKEELDAIIEEVDEDGSGTIDFEEFLVMMVRQMKEDAKGKSEEELAECFRIFDRNADGYIDPEELAEIFRASGEHVTDEEIESLMKDGDKNNDGRIDFDEFLKMMEGVQ from the exons ATG ACGGACCAGCAGGCTGAGGCCAGGTCCTACCTCAGCGAGGAGATGATTGCTG AGTTCAAGGCTGCCTTTGACATGTTTGATGCTGATGGTGGTGGGGACATCAGCGTCAAGGAGTTGGGCACGGTGATGAGGATGCTGGGCCAGACACCCACCAAGGAGGAGCTGGACGCCATCATCGAGGAGGTGGATGAGGACG GCAGCGGCACCATCGACTTTGAGGAGTTCTTGGTCATGATGGTGCGCCAGATGAAAGAGGACGCGAAGGGGAAGAGCGAGGAGGAGCTGGCCGAGTGCTTCCGCATCTTCGACAG GAATGCAGACGGCTACATCGACCCGGAGGAGCTGGCTGAGATTTTCAGGGCCTCCGGAGAGCACGTTACTGACGAGGAGATCGAATCTCTGATGAAAGACGGCGACAAGAACAACGACGGCCGCATTGACTTCGACG AGTTCCTGAAGATGATGGAGGGCGTGCAGTAA
- the TNNC2 gene encoding troponin C, skeletal muscle isoform X2: MIAEFKAAFDMFDADGGGDISVKELGTVMRMLGQTPTKEELDAIIEEVDEDGSGTIDFEEFLVMMVRQMKEDAKGKSEEELAECFRIFDRNADGYIDPEELAEIFRASGEHVTDEEIESLMKDGDKNNDGRIDFDEFLKMMEGVQ; encoded by the exons ATGATTGCTG AGTTCAAGGCTGCCTTTGACATGTTTGATGCTGATGGTGGTGGGGACATCAGCGTCAAGGAGTTGGGCACGGTGATGAGGATGCTGGGCCAGACACCCACCAAGGAGGAGCTGGACGCCATCATCGAGGAGGTGGATGAGGACG GCAGCGGCACCATCGACTTTGAGGAGTTCTTGGTCATGATGGTGCGCCAGATGAAAGAGGACGCGAAGGGGAAGAGCGAGGAGGAGCTGGCCGAGTGCTTCCGCATCTTCGACAG GAATGCAGACGGCTACATCGACCCGGAGGAGCTGGCTGAGATTTTCAGGGCCTCCGGAGAGCACGTTACTGACGAGGAGATCGAATCTCTGATGAAAGACGGCGACAAGAACAACGACGGCCGCATTGACTTCGACG AGTTCCTGAAGATGATGGAGGGCGTGCAGTAA